The Pochonia chlamydosporia 170 chromosome 1, whole genome shotgun sequence genome window below encodes:
- a CDS encoding aminodeoxychorismate lyase (similar to Colletotrichum fioriniae PJ7 XP_007594521.1) translates to MLGHTTTDIDDITSSPNFEITSTLTYSHGLPPNPVHTSSPQQCYLLDYAVDRLLLAAKELKWSRVVSSLTQPNVSDILLREIENHIHWEHADASDPEYLFIVRIAFKKNGQVTLMSGQRPHVTAIPLYPTQFPAPNKKSSKQIPIIPVYVDDRFMVPSQITRHKTNYRAPYSEARARVGLHPTTPFIQGEVLLVNTEGEVMDGGFTTIYFWRQDEGGNWGWRTPRQESGTKLGVTRRWALENAGVTEMAIMAKDVMDGEKVWLSSAGGGFVRGRITFERHLADSSASDGGL, encoded by the coding sequence ATGCTCGGCCACACGACGACCGACATCGACGACATCACGTCCAGCCCCAACTTCGAAATAACATCCACCCTCACATACTCCCACGGCCTCCCTCCCAATCCAGTACACACATCATCTCCCCAGCAATGCTACCTGCTCGACTATGCCGTTGATCGTCTCCTCCTCGCGGCCAAGGAGTTGAAATGGTCTCGCGTCGTCTCATCACTAACTCAACCCAACGTATCTGACATCCTGCTACGAGAAATCGAAAACCACATCCACTGGGAGCACGCCGACGCTTCTGACCCAGAATATCTCTTTATTGTTCGCATTGCATTTAAAAAGAATGGCCAAGTCACTCTCATGTCAGGCCAACGGCCGCACGTAACCGCCATCCCTCTCTACCCAACACAGTTCCCTGCCCCTAATAAAAAGTCGTCAAAACAAATCCCAATTATACCGGTTTATGTGGACGATAGATTCATGGTCCCATCACAAATTACGCGCCACAAGACGAATTATCGAGCGCCCTATTCCGAAGCCAGAGCTCGCGTTGGCTTGCACCCAACCACGCCATTCATCCAAGGCGAGGTGCTGCTGGTAAACACAGAAGGCGAAGTAATGGACGGTGGGTTCACGACAATTTATTTCTGGAGGCAGGATGAGGGTGGAAATTGGGGATGGCGAACACCGAGGCAGGAGAGTGGTACCAAGCTGGGTGTCACGAGAAGATGGGCTTTGGAGAATGCGGGCGTGACGGAAATGGCCATCATGGCGAAAGATGTCATGGATGGTGAGAAAGTTTGGTTGAGCTCTGCAGGCGGTGGCTTTGTCAGGGGAAGGATTACTTTTGAGAGACATTTGGCAGATTCGTCTGCTTCCGATGGGGGACTATAG
- a CDS encoding beta-Ala-His dipeptidase (similar to Pyrenophora tritici-repentis Pt-1C-BFP XP_001936833.1): MTPVVTLTTAIPESSWVPTGGCRGCDRIRTQEARGREQRMGVVVGLKNTVSENSTALSLPPIAMATLGTQESLSSSVSNALETPEATKTTPQLVHSLKHSSTVLALAVSPKHDSIYAGTQDGEIVVWSLDTFHQLRQVQAHKRSILSLFLSPDSSLLFSSAGDAVVNVWCPRSLRRLYEIYGVHDVGDIFCTAYSVQHDTLYIGAQNTTIQWVKLGDPSSKVSPDSQSHPDRRSHRFFDSKAVGGGATPRRNEERWALIPRAQSVLEIDSGSIRHFAHNGYVYCMLMAKGPTVEVDADDDVLISGGGDGTIKLWNLTGSRTNGRDHMGDNPPGGIEEIMTLGADDAESVLSLALDGSFLYAGKLDGIVELWDLDTTQRLRVIKAHGGDVMSLQMGWGCLWAGSTNGWASKYSTAHYCAHRHVSSGDVSQKYQCLGRWKAHQGKILASAVTTHKTEKYYITGANDEDISIWSVKDLTALKPTTSEKSNDLLLSTLSDFVSYKTVSSRPEYAEDCRRGATFLGSLFKRLGGHVEMLSTEKAHNPVVYARFSGKKEASEQRKRILFYGHYDVVAADGKKGKWATDPFTATGANGFLYGRGVSDNKGPIIAALYAVTDLMQAQKLENDVIFLIEGEEEFGSRGFEEAVKRNKELIGNVDYILLANSYWLNDEVPCLTYGLRGVLHATICVDSPRPDIHSGVDGSHLSDEPLTDLTCVLSKLKGPGNRIQIPGFYDGIPPITPEEEARYDDIASIMVHQQSQAVSEEKLKQSLMARWREPNLTIHRYKVSGPDGSLVSSHASSHISLRLVPGQEVEDVSKAMSWFLRREFDLLESQNRLSINIDNKAEPWLGDPTNQIFRTLGQAIIEAWPDRFDLSGAPNGKVQASSVGKSSKPRKPLYIREGGSIPAIRFLEKEFGAPAAHLPCGRASDSAHLDNERMSLINLLKAREIFGKVFARL; encoded by the exons CTCTGTCGCTGCCTCCAATAGCCATGGCAACTCTTGGGACACAAGAATCCCTCTCATCCTCAGTTTCAAATGCCCTGGAAACGCCCGAAGCCACGAAAACCACCCCGCAGCTCGTCCACAGTCTCAAACACAGCAGCACagtcctcgccctcgccgtCAGCCCGAAGCACGACTCGATATATGCAGGCACTCAAGACGGTGAAattgtggtctggtccttggACACATTCCATCAGCTTCGGCAAGTCCAAGCGCACAAGCGAAGCATCCTATCGCTGTTTCTATCTCCAGACTCGTCACTACTTTTCTCGAGTGCTGGTGACGCAGTGGTAAATGTGTGGTGTCCCAGGAGCTTGCGAAGACTCTACGAAATTTACGGCGTACATGACGTTGGCGATATCTTCTGCACCGCATATAGTGTCCAACATGATACGCTGTACATTGGAGCGCAGAATACGACCATACAATGGGTGAAGCTAGGCGATCCCTCCAGTAAGGTGTCTCCAGATTCGCAAAGTCACCCGGATCGACGAAGTCACCGATTTTTCGACTCAAAAGCCGTTGGAGGCGGGGCCACGCCGAGAAGGAATGAAGAACGGTGGGCTCTCATACCCCGAGCCCAGTCGGTTCTAGAGATAGACAGTGGAAGCATTCGTCACTTTGCACACAATGGCTATGTATACTGCATGTTGATGGCCAAAGGTCCCACTGTTGAAGTCGACGCAGATGACGACGTCCTCATCtctggcggtggtgatggtACTATCAAGCTGTGGAATCTGACTGGGTCACGTACGAATGGCCGAGACCACATGGGTGACAACCCTCCCGGAGGTATCGAGGAAATCATGACGCTTGGCGCAGATGATGCCGAATCTGTCCTGTCGCTTGCCCTTGACGGCTCGTTTCTGTACGCCGGCAAGCTCGATGGCATAGTAGAGCTCTGGGATTTGGATACAACGCAAAGGCTAAGGGTTATAAAAGCCCATGGTGGGGATGTGATGTCGTTACAAATGGGATGGGGGTGCCTCTGGGCTGGGTCGACAAATGGGTGGGCTAGC AAATATAGCACTGCCCATTACTGTGCCCATCGTCATGTATCTTCCGGAGACGTTAGCCAGAAGTATCAGTGCCTTGGGAGGTGGAAAGCACACCAGGGCAAGATTCTGGCCTCTGCAGTTACCACGCACAAAACAGAGAAGTATTACATCACTGGTGCAAATGACGAGGACATCTCAATCTGGTCTGTCAAGGACCTCACAGCTTTGAAACCAACCACTTCAGAAAAGAGCAACGACTTGCTCCTTTCTACGTTGAGTGACTTTGTTTCGTATAAAACAGTATCTTCTCGGCCGGAGTATGCTGAAGACTGCCGCAGAGGTGCCACATTTCTGGGTTCTCTGTTCAAGAGGCTTGGCGGTCATGTTGAAATGCTTAGCACGGAGAAGGCGCATAACCCAGTAGTTTATGCCAGGTTCTCAGGCAAAAAAGAAGCATCAGAACAACGAAAGCGCATCCTCTTCTACGGACACTACGATGTTGTCGCAGCCGATGGTAAGAAAGGCAAGTGGGCCACCGATCCATTTACTGCGACGGGGGCCAACGGTTTCCTATATGGTCGAGGAGTCAGTGACAACAAGGGTCCCATCATTGCGGCATTGTATGCGGTTACAGATCTCATGCAAGCGCAGAAACTAGAAAACGACGTCATCTTTCTCATcgaaggtgaagaggagtTTGGTTCGCGGGGCTTTGAAGAGGCGGTAAAGAGGAACAAGGAGCTCATTGGAAATGTGGACTATATCCTGCTGGCCAATAGCTACTGGCTCAACGATGAGGTTCCATGCTTGACATACGGTCTCCGTGGTGTGCTTCATGCAACGATTTGCGTTGACTCCCCCAGGCCAGATATCCACTCTGGAGTGGACGGCTCTCATCTGTCGGACGAACCACTGACTGATCTAACTTGTGTTTTATCCAAGCTAAAAGGTCCCGGCAACAGAATCCAAATCCCTGGATTCTACGATGGCATTCCGCCCATTACgccagaggaggaagcaCGGTATGATGACatcgcctccatcatggtCCACCAACAATCACAGGCTGTTTCCGAAGAGAAGCTCAAACAGTCCCTCATGGCGAGGTGGCGGGAGCCCAACCTCACAATTCACCGATACAAGGTATCTGGCCCAGACGGGAGTCTAGTGAGCAGTCACGCCAGCTCACACATCAGTCTGCGACTAGTCCCAGGACAAGAAGTAGAAGATGTGTCCAAAGCAATGTCGTGGTTCCTCCGTCGCGAGTTTGACCTTCTTGAGTCTCAAAATCGGCTCAGCATCAATATCGACAATAAGGCTGAGCCATGGCTGGGCGATCCAACCAATCAGATATTCCGCACTCTGGGACAGGCTATTATCGAGGCATGGCCAGATCGGTTCGACCTAAGCGGCGCCCCCAATGGCAAAGTACAGGCTTCGTCGGTGGGCAAGTCATCCAAACCGCGAAAGCCATTATACATTAGAGAAGGCGGATCTATCCCAGCCATTCGGTTCTTAGAGAAGGAGTTCGGTGCTCCGGCAGCACATTTGCCTTGCGGACGGGCCAGTGACTCAGCCCATTTGGACAATGAGCGCATGAGTCTTATCAATCTGTTGAAAGCACGAGAAATTTTTGGCAAAGTTTTTGCACGACTATAG
- a CDS encoding modin (similar to Colletotrichum fioriniae PJ7 XP_007592931.1) — MADNELIVAAAALLVSVVALTATFMQVLQQYYASARGYSQCNEKVMGEWAKSKSRKFSWEELRYEVQFDAPVIFVAPPTNDRGPVPDADIFYLKGTKKSLEETGTTSEVDLRKAYAMRSLKERIHTADNERASWLVLLLAVQKMEGMSRDWQEKQYRDLGPPSRTTFEGYSLPSEPPTLDQAHTFTVALQRKRKSWDTMPTSVTKPYGTTTMCHMVEMMAGLGVYWKEFDRKRDRYRAEGNGFVVLGERMSELGLIFSFQVYGKCLFEWNRVIPVDDVKELCFGYVPTIYRTMLDHSRLESPNNELHTLGTLQMSSRKEMGRTLGLLGCSNKAVTFYTNEENRTYHLFPVSFEILGMLSRNFHIPHSSFTYIPNPTSDRWDKRSFSLVKLMESFRVLSEYEPPNTNRNWTIYSRITHHIAQILHFQDDGKTPNRLLLHEALEAALGDCEEILTAKSKSKEKSGVPLGSRQPLIDTQTQNKQNRRREIVLDVLRSHIQEVLQLLNRPDERPSDTLSLLAPAMGPVSPRASRYRERTSPRFEDVDACGPDEKQHRLMEVYCEVIRTHVVANATHSTERRASDAGPETFAFRRRGSVATHSSVAVESDIGADEPATTIRASGIDSGRLSISNQPVNGGVAHTTVSNSKSHGRDVDNSTPLSDEPVSHDDVWCTLMFKMMCWLMLHDFNPEDIQLSKSELLGSRMPVYIA; from the exons atggctgacaaTGAGTTGATTGTCGCCGCGGCAGCCCTACTGGTGTCAGTAGTAGCCCTCACGGCCACCTTTATGCAGGTTCTTCAGCAGTACTATGCCTCGGCACGAGGATACTCACAATGCAATGAGAAAGTCATGGGGGAATGGGCCAAGTCGAAATCAAGAAAGTTCTCCTGGGAGGAGCTTCGGTACGAAGTTCAATTCGATGCGCCCGTCATATTTGTTGCACCTCCAACCAACGACAGAGGGCCTGTCCCGGACGCCGACATTTTCTACTTGAAAGGGACAAAGAAGAGCTTGGAAGAGACAGGTACCACTTCGGAGGTTGATCTGCGCAAGGCGTATGCAATGAGGTCACTCAAGGAGCGGATTCACACCGCAGATAATGAGCGTGCTTCATGGCTGGTGTTACTTCTGGCCGTGCAAAAGATGGAGGGCATGTCTCGAGACTGGCAGGAGAAGCAGTATCGAGATCTCGGTCCACCAAGTAGGACGACGTTTGAAGGCTACTCTTTGCCATCTGAACCCCCTACTTTGGACCAAGCCCACACCTTTACCGTCGCGCTGCAGCGAAAACGCAAAAGCTGGGATACAATGCCCACCTCTGTCACGAAACCGTATGGCACGACGACAATGTGTCACatggttgagatgatggcTGGCCTGGGCGTATACTGGAAGGAATTCGATCGAAAGCGAGACAGATACCGCGCCGAAGGCAATGGttttgtcgtccttggcgAACGAATGAGCGAGCTCGgtctcatcttctccttccagGTGTACGGCAAATGTCTTTTCGAATGGAATCGCGTCATCCCAGTCGACGATGTGAAAGAACTCTGTTTCGGATACGTCCCTACCATCTACCGAACAATGCTAGACCATAGTCGCTTGGAGTCTCCAAATAATGAATTGCATACCTTGGGGACGTTGCAGATGTCGAGTAGGAAGGAAATGGGACGGACTCTGGGGCTTCTCGGATGCAGCAACAAGGCCGTAACGTTTTACACCAATGAAGAAAACAGGACTTACCATTTGTTTCCAG TGTCGTTTGAGATCCTGGGTATGCTGAGCCGCAATTTCCACATCCCGCATAGTAGCTTCACGTACATACCAAACCCAACATCAGATCGCTGGGATAAGCGATCATTTTCCCTGGTCAAACTAATGGAATCCTTTCGAGTTCTGTCCGAGTATGAGCCACCCAATACAAACCGAAACTGGACAATCTACTCCAGAATCACGCATCACATTGCGCAAATCCTGCATTTCCAGGATGATGGAAAGACTCCGAATCGCCTACTACTCCACGAGGCACTTGAAGCTGCTCTGGGGGACTGTGAAGAGATCCTTACTGCAAAGAGTAAAAGTAAAGAAAAAAGTGGTGTACCGCTGGGATCACGCCAGCCTCTCATCGACACCCAGAcgcaaaacaaacaaaacagacGACGCGAGATCGTTCTAGACGTGTTGCGATCTCATATCCAAGAGGTGCTACAGCTGCTTAACAGGCCCGACGAGCGCCCCTCGGATACATTGTCGTTATTGGCCCCGGCCATGGGGCCTGTCTCTCCCCGAGCGTCGAGATATCGTGAGCGAACTTCTCCTCGCTTTGAAGACGTGGATGCTTGTGGACCGGACGAAAAACAGCACAGATTAATGGAGGTGTATTGCGAGGTGATTCGGACACACGTCGTTGCAAATGCAACTCATAGTACGGAGCGGAGAGCGAGCGACGCAGGCCCTGAAACCTTCGCATTTCGTCGGCGAGGCAGCGTTGCAACCCATTCCAGCGTCGCAGTTGAGTCTGATATCGGAGCGGATGAACCGGCTACTACAATCCGTGCCAGCGGCATTGATTCTGGCCGACTTTCGATATCTAACCAGCCGGTGAACGGCGGGGTAGCACATACGACGGTATCGAATTCGAAGAGCCATGGCAGGGACGTCGACAATAGCACTCCATTGTC
- a CDS encoding O-methyltransferase (similar to Metarhizium acridum CQMa 102 XP_007814877.1), which produces MGSMGNSIGRTGAKASVDKLTAISRSIEENTQILTQKLHTQGLGAPSYQADGLADFPLKESDAETLKARQKILSLTKELRDLVLGPREALKQMAMDIVNCIPLHAIYSFKIAEAVPQVGTISYDDLAKEIQRVSGYTVPAFDLRRLLRLAMASNLFCEPKLGQVAHNRSSLLMLEDENLANWVGLYTVDLFLPVGATVSAMQKWPGSQDLTETGVNIAYDHRNTFFAHLQADPTRAKRYELAMRAHSSSEGFDLSHTVHSYPWEKLGNATVVDMGGNEGYVSMAIAEAFPNLTFEVQDLAGMRAKSNTSKVPSHLADRVALTTHDFFNEQPTVAEAYFLRHIFHAFPDKDVVRVLRALVPAMRNGSRVIMNDAVLPAPGAAPPMEEKTFRLLDVLMKTVCNGREREVNDWKALFEEADTRFVWQGAWKSSGKLWFVEAVWQEKQ; this is translated from the exons ATGGGAAGCATGGGGAACTCAATCGGCAGAACTGGGGCCAAGGCTTCAGTCGACAAGCTGACTGCAATCTCTAGAAGTATTGAGGAGAATACTCAGATCCTTACACAAAAGCTGCATACCCAAGGACTCGGTGCTCCCTCGTACCAGGCCGATGGACTGGCTGATTTCCCACTCAAAGAGTCAGATGCCGAGACTCTGAAAGCCAGACAGAAGATACTCTCGTTGACCAAGGAGCTTCGAGACTTGGTCTTGGGTCCTCGAGAGGCTCTGAAGCAGATGGCCATGGAT ATTGTCAATTGCATCCCATTGCACGCCATTTATTCTTTCAAGATTGCAGAAGCAGTCCCTCAAGTTGGCACCATCTCATATGATGACCTTGCCAAGGAGATCCAGCGAGTCTCGGGGTATACTGTTCCTGCATTCGACCTTCGCAGGCTTCTGCgtcttgccatggccagcaaccTCTTCTGCGAACCAAAACTAGGTCAAGTCGCCCACAATCGCTCATCGCTGCTCATGCTGGAGGACGAAAACCTAGCCAACTGGGTGGGACTCTATACCGTTGACTTATTCCTCCCTGTTGGCGCCACCGTGAGTGCTATGCAGAAGTGGCCAGGTTCGCAAGACCTCACAGAAACT GGCGTCAATATCGCATACGACCACCGAAATACCTTCTTCGCCCATCTCCAAGCTGATCCCACGCGCGCCAAGAGATACGAACTCGCCATGCGAGCCCACAGCTCCAGCGAAGGCTTCGATCTGTCACACACAGTTCACAGCTACCCCTGGGAAAAGCTGGGTAACGCGACGGTCGTAGAT ATGGGCGGCAACGAAGGCTACgtctccatggccattgccgAAGCCTTCCCCAATTTGACCTTTGAAGTCCAGGACCTGGCTGGGATGCGTGCGAaatccaacaccagcaagGTTCCCTCCCACTTAGCCGACCGCGTCGCGCTCACAACTCACGATTTCTTCAACGAGCAGCCTACTGTTGCGGAGGCATACTTTCTCCGCCACATCTTCCACGCGTTCCCGGACAAGGACGTCGTGCGTGTGCTGCGGGCTCTGGTGCCAGCTATGAGGAACGGCTCGCGTGTCATTATGAATGATGCGGTGTTGCCTGCTCCGGGTGCTGCGCCGCCGATGGAGGAAAAGACTTTCCGACTGCTAGATGTGCTGATGAAGACTGTCTGTAATGGCCGCGAGAGAGAGGTCAATGACTGGAAGGCCCTGTTTGAGGAAGCGGATACGAGGTTTGTGTGGCAGGGGGCGTGGAAGTCGAGTGGCAAGTTGTGGTTTGTCGAGGCTGTTTGGCAGGAGAAGCAGTGA
- a CDS encoding thioesterase family protein (similar to Metarhizium acridum CQMa 102 XP_007814876.1) has protein sequence MSKNAAWGPDQAQDEDEFIPASVEKNTQVTRLSDHIFSADLSPDLCVGSVPNGGYVASVILRVAQEYLTPQNQPDTLKVHIQYLNRTEAGPAYLLVEEAKMGRNSSVLHISLHQQGLLEAHPWLDPASKSKGEVVSYVTNTNLDNEQGLTLNTGWILPYEPAPADLAVIQQGKDTKWKRLHIPLMSRVSSVNTLEYYFQRSGHAAPSTQDYWLRFANGEPFTNISLGFVADAAAALIPEAYRQRDGSKPLKEGEIAFDQAYWYPTVTMAIEVKKKLAAEGEEWLRMRAASKAISNGRSDMEIVLFDARGDLVALSHHVCMAVDFSRNIKERRRPQEKI, from the exons ATGTCCAAGAACGCTGCTTGGGGACCGGACCAGGcccaagacgaagacgagttCATCCCTGCATCGGTTGAGAAGAACACGCAAGTTACGAGGCTTTCTGATCACATCTTCTCAGCCGACTTGTCGCCAGACCTATGCGTTGGCTCTG TCCCCAATGGCGGCTACGTTGCCTCCGTCATTCTTAGAGTAGCCCAAGAGTATCTCACACCCCAGAATCAACCCGATACTCTCAAGGTCCACATCCAATATCTCAACCGCACGGAAGCCGGTCCGGCATACCTCCTCGTCGAGGAAGCCAAAATGGGCCGCAACAGCTCCGTCCTCCACATCTCACTACACCAGCAGGGTCTCCTGGAAGCGCATCCCTGGCTAGACCCGgcatccaaatccaaaggCGAGGTGGTATCCTACGTGACCAACACGAACCTCGACAACGAGCAGGGCCTCACCCTCAACACAGGATGGATACTACCCTATGAGCCTGCCCCCGCAGACCTGGCCGTCATCCAGCAAGGCAAGGACACCAAATGGAAGCGTCTGCACATCCCGCTCATGAGTCGCGTATCAAGCGTCAACACACTGGAGTATTACTTCCAACGAAGTGGGCATGCTGCTCCCTCGACGCAGGACTACTGGCTGCGCTTTGCGAACGGCGAGCCGTTTACCAATATCTCGTTGGGGTTTGTGgcggatgctgctgctgcgttGATACCGGAGGCGTATCGCCAAAGGGATGGGAGTAAGCCGCTCAAGGAGGGGGAGATTGCGTTTGATCAGGCGTATTGGTATCcgacggtgacgatggccattgaggtgaagaagaagttggctgcTGAGGGGGAGGAGTGGTTGCGGATGAGGGCGGCGAGCAAGGCGATTAGCAATGGGAGGTCTGATATGGAGATTGTGCTGTTTGATGCGAGGGgcgatttggtggcgttgagTCATCATGTTTGTATGGCGGTGGACTTTTCTAGGAATATTAAAGAACGGAGGAGGCCGCAGGAGAAAAtctga